The genomic DNA GTAATTGTTCTGTCAATGATTTGATTTCTTGACGTTTAGACTCCAATTCATTGGTTTGTTGATCAATTTCCCCTTGCTGAGATTCAACTTGAGTAGTTAGTTGTTGAATTTCAGTTTCTAAATTTTGTAACTCCTGGGAGTATTTTTCCTGTTGTTTCTCAATTTCAGCCAGAATAGATTTTAACTCAGCTGTATTATCCCCTGAAGTATTAGTAACAGAATGCCCTTGTCTGTACATTAGTACATTTTGATGTTCTTTAAAAATCTTATCCTGCTTGAATAAGTTATTACGTTGTGGTTTTAAACTTTTATTAAGCATTTGATACAGGTCTTGTTCTTCTGCTAATTCCAGTTCCAACCGTTTTTTATCATCTTCCGAAGCGGTTTTTATCTTGGCTTCTAGTTCTTTTATAAATTGATCTTTGAAATTTAGTTCTTGTTCTTGGTCTCGCACAAAACTAGAATCTATTTCCAGTTTATTTTGCAAATCCTGAACCTGTTTTTGTAATTCCTCCATCGGCAAGTTTTGTAAAGCTTCCACATCTACATAGGGTTCAAAAGACATATTCCCCAGCATTGCGACCAAAACTTTACCATTTTGGTATAAATTTTCCTGACTGCGTTTTTGCTCTTCCAGAAGGAGAGAAAACTCTTTTTTAGAGTCGAGTTGAGTTTGAGAAAGTTGTAACTGAGAGATTTTTGACTCTAGAGAACTTTGGAACTGCTGTAATTCCGATTGGCGATCGCTCAAAGTTTGGGACAATTGATCAATTTCCCCTTGTTGTTGTTGAGCTAAATTGCGCTCTGACTCCAATTGTTGCCAATGTGGGTTGAGAGTACCTTGTTGCTGTTCTACAAGTTCAAAAACAAGATTGAGGTTTTCCTGTAAAATTGCCGTAGAACCCATGCCATTGGACAAGCGATCTAACAAACTCACAATATGTGTACTTTGTGCTTCATCTAAAACAGCGGCTTGGGCTGAATCAGCTTTGAGTTCATCCAGACGACTTTGTTCTCCCCGTAAATGCTCCCAAGCTCCTTCTAGTTCCTGACTTTTCCGTTCAACCTCCGCTTTGAGTTGTTCGATTTCCTCACGGGATGATTCAACTTCTTGTTTTTGTTCCTCTAGACGATCAACCTCACTTTCCAGGTTTTGGAGTTGTTCCCACCGTGATTCCATATCCATTTCACGGCGATTTAGCTCTTGGACTTGGAACATCAGAGATTGCTTCCACTGGTCAATTTCATCTTCTTTGAGCTTAAACTTTTCCACTTGGCGGGAAAAATTCTGCAAGATATTTACCAATGGTCGTCCTGCTTCTTGAATTCGTTGCACTTGGCGGTTCGGACTCAATTCCACTAAGACAAGTGCGCCATCATTTAACTTGCTTGCTTCTTCAGCAGCAATGATATCTTCTGAAACATTGTTCCAATTCTGATCACTGCGTTGACAAGCTAGTAGCTTCAGTTCAGTTTTAGAACCTCCACCCAATAAACCGACTTTTTGTTTTTGTACTTCTGCTAAATACAGCACACCGCTAATCCTTTTGATGTACTTTACATTTGTGTTTTGGTCTATACCTTAGATTATTCTGTTAACTAGTCCTGTTTAACCTCAGTTTAGCAGCACAAGATAGACAAAATTATTGATGAGAGTGATATTCGACATCTTCATATATCTTGATATTTGGTACATTTAGCTAGATCGCATCTCTTATATTCTGTATACATAATAGTGATTATGACTACCATAATAACACTATTTTTTTTAACTGCTCAGAAAAACAGATTGTATCTAAGTTTCTACTACAACTATCCAGAACAGAATCCTGGAAAAGCCGAACCAAGCGAGAAAAACTGAATGTCACCATTTCTGAAGTAGTTGTTTAATAAACCCAAGGAGGGTTGTGTAAGTAAATGCAGGGAAATTTAAATGAAATTGATATTTGTAGTATCCTACAGCTAATTGAATTAGGGCAAAGAACCGGTCAGTTATGGGTAGAGTCGCATCAGACCTATCAGGGTAACAAAATCGGTAGTAACAACCCCCCTTACAATCGTTCTGCTACCGAGAGTCAAGCCAAGTCATGGTTTGTATTTTTTCTAAACGGTCAAATAGTCTACTGTCAAGCTGGAGAAAGTAATTTATCTAGAATTGATGACTATTTGCGGCATTACCGAGTTGAAAAAAGACTCAATAGAACACAAATTGTGGCTTTGGCATCTACGAATTCCCCAGAATATGCTTATATTTGGTTACTGTTAGAACAAAATATTATTACTCCACAAGCAGCTAAGAATATTATTCATGGATTAGTACATGAGACACTATTTGATCTGTTGAGTTTACACCAAGGTAGTTTTATTTTCGATTTAGGTACAGGACTTGTTCCCCAATTAACCAGTTTAGCAATTGGAGATTTAGTGACAAAAATCACCAAGCAAGTCCAGGAATGGAAGCAGCTATATCCCCATATTCAATCACCAGAACAGTTACCAATTTTAGCTGATCTACCTAGATTAACAGAATCCCTACCAGCAGCGACAGTCAATAAGTTACAAAATTGGGCAGATGGGAAAGTATCCCTGCGCCAATTGGCTCGTTATCTCAACCGTGATATTTTAACGGTAGCGAAAGCAATATATCCCTATGTACAACAGGGATGGTTACAATTGGTATATTCAGGTACATCTACCCCTAGTATGACAACATCTACATGGGAAGAGAAAAATAAATATAAAGGACGGGTAGTATGTATTGAAGATGCGATCGCTATCTGTGAAAATGTAGAGTCAATATTAAGACCCCAGGGATATGAAGCGATTTCTATGACAAAACCGTTAGAAGCCCTCAGTCTGGTATTTCAAATTAAACCGAACCTAATTTTATGCGACATTGCAATGCCCGAATTAGATGGATATGAAATTTGCGCTATGCTACGACATTCTACAGCATTTAAACTTGTACCCATCATCATGCTAACAGGTAAGGAAGGATTTATTGATCGAGTTAGAGCTAGTATGCTTGGAGCTACAGACTACTTAACAAAACCATTTACCGATACAGAATTAATTATGCTTGTAGAAAAATACATTGACAAAGATTCTAGTGTAAAAATATAAACCCAAAAGAAAACTTGTAGATTTGCTCACAGATAGAGTAAAAAATGTTATCACATAATCAGCAAAACCCAGGAAAACGCTTATGATAGATGAATTAATTAAACAGTAGAATTAATTTATACACTTATTCTTGAAAAAAAAGAATTTGTGAGGATTTCAGAAAAAATTTTTCAGGTAGGAGGTACATAGAAATTTATGAGTACAGTTCTGATTGTCGAAGATAGTATTGCCCAAAGGGAGATGATCACCGATCTTCTCAAAGCCAGTGGCTTAAAAGTTAATCATGCTGGTGATGGAGTAGAAGCTTTAGAAGCTATTCAACTAACACCACCGGATCTAGTAGTTTTAGATATTGTCATGCCTAGAATGAACGGATACGAACTATGTCGGCGCTTAAAATCCGATCCCAAAACCCAAAACGTCCCCGTAGTCATGTGTTCTTCCAAAGGAGAAGAATTTGATCGCTACTGGGGGATGAAACAGGGAGCAGATGCTTACATAGCCAAACCATTTCAACCAACGGAATTGGTAGGAACAGTTAAACAACTGCTGCGGGGATAAGGATGAAAACATCATGGTTAGTAAACCAAACTTTTTGAGTGGCAGTGGTCAAGACAAATTTAGCCCAGAATTACAACTAGACAGTCCTGATGGTGTCGGTGTAGC from Okeanomitos corallinicola TIOX110 includes the following:
- the hmpF gene encoding pilus motility taxis protein HmpF, which gives rise to MLYLAEVQKQKVGLLGGGSKTELKLLACQRSDQNWNNVSEDIIAAEEASKLNDGALVLVELSPNRQVQRIQEAGRPLVNILQNFSRQVEKFKLKEDEIDQWKQSLMFQVQELNRREMDMESRWEQLQNLESEVDRLEEQKQEVESSREEIEQLKAEVERKSQELEGAWEHLRGEQSRLDELKADSAQAAVLDEAQSTHIVSLLDRLSNGMGSTAILQENLNLVFELVEQQQGTLNPHWQQLESERNLAQQQQGEIDQLSQTLSDRQSELQQFQSSLESKISQLQLSQTQLDSKKEFSLLLEEQKRSQENLYQNGKVLVAMLGNMSFEPYVDVEALQNLPMEELQKQVQDLQNKLEIDSSFVRDQEQELNFKDQFIKELEAKIKTASEDDKKRLELELAEEQDLYQMLNKSLKPQRNNLFKQDKIFKEHQNVLMYRQGHSVTNTSGDNTAELKSILAEIEKQQEKYSQELQNLETEIQQLTTQVESQQGEIDQQTNELESKRQEIKSLTEQLLNLQTANAECLGKVNLYQETLQPIQDCLDGIRDKLTEISNSLNDVQTTGDSQIQAVSEMRETLQGLISSTELLAS
- a CDS encoding response regulator — its product is MSTVLIVEDSIAQREMITDLLKASGLKVNHAGDGVEALEAIQLTPPDLVVLDIVMPRMNGYELCRRLKSDPKTQNVPVVMCSSKGEEFDRYWGMKQGADAYIAKPFQPTELVGTVKQLLRG
- a CDS encoding response regulator, with protein sequence MQGNLNEIDICSILQLIELGQRTGQLWVESHQTYQGNKIGSNNPPYNRSATESQAKSWFVFFLNGQIVYCQAGESNLSRIDDYLRHYRVEKRLNRTQIVALASTNSPEYAYIWLLLEQNIITPQAAKNIIHGLVHETLFDLLSLHQGSFIFDLGTGLVPQLTSLAIGDLVTKITKQVQEWKQLYPHIQSPEQLPILADLPRLTESLPAATVNKLQNWADGKVSLRQLARYLNRDILTVAKAIYPYVQQGWLQLVYSGTSTPSMTTSTWEEKNKYKGRVVCIEDAIAICENVESILRPQGYEAISMTKPLEALSLVFQIKPNLILCDIAMPELDGYEICAMLRHSTAFKLVPIIMLTGKEGFIDRVRASMLGATDYLTKPFTDTELIMLVEKYIDKDSSVKI